One genomic segment of Schlesneria paludicola DSM 18645 includes these proteins:
- the bfr gene encoding bacterioferritin, which yields MQGNQVVIDALNAGLTIELTAINQYFVQSKMCRNWGLNKLADKHYVESIGEMKHAEKLIDRIIFLEGVPEIARYDVIRVGTTVQEQFENDLALETKGVHSYNEAIQICLDNKDGGSRDLLEGILVESEEHVDWLEAQLDLISKLGIQNYLAQQLGEDKEGGH from the coding sequence ATGCAGGGAAATCAAGTCGTTATCGACGCACTCAACGCCGGTCTGACCATCGAGCTGACGGCCATCAATCAGTACTTCGTTCAGTCGAAGATGTGTCGCAACTGGGGCCTGAACAAGCTTGCCGATAAGCATTACGTCGAATCGATCGGCGAGATGAAGCATGCGGAAAAGCTGATCGACCGGATCATTTTCCTGGAAGGTGTCCCCGAGATTGCTCGTTACGATGTCATCCGTGTCGGGACTACGGTGCAGGAACAATTCGAGAACGACTTGGCGCTCGAGACCAAAGGCGTGCATTCCTACAACGAAGCGATCCAGATTTGTCTCGACAATAAAGACGGCGGCAGCCGGGATCTGCTCGAAGGAATTCTGGTGGAATCGGAAGAACACGTCGATTGGCTCGAAGCCCAACTGGACCTGATCAGCAAGCTCGGCATCCAAAACTACCTCGCCCAGCAACTGGGTGAGGACAAAGAAGGCGGTCACTGA